A window from Pararge aegeria chromosome 6, ilParAegt1.1, whole genome shotgun sequence encodes these proteins:
- the LOC120624750 gene encoding mediator of RNA polymerase II transcription subunit 13 isoform X1, with the protein MTHQNHQTNGASLEDCHTNFFALTELYGIKWRKLVWGESHGGGPAEGEEGAAPLADPVIASYARCLAGDILCVWRRVPAAQPLELDMGMAAPPPPPLSLRASKELWIFWYGEEPDLNGLVAPELIKSQGDQGSWESGLSYECRSLLFKALHNLIERCLLSRDFVRLGKWFVQPYDGDEEDVGKSPWHLSFSFAFFLHGESTVCASVDVRQHPPVRTLTPKRLARMNEPQADRQGDNKVILAPFGLEGRATGREWSDSDAPTARLLDAWRHLYPLEQGCGAVEVECGGVRMRYPVPYVLLTEMEAPRAAAPAAALLAGRALAALCTPLPHQTAELCYSESSGDVNDDFADPTRKTPCTCAKGGCAGGGVGACSPGSCGGVSPAGAPSPHHSHAALSALTAHQVSGVPTALHTPAPTPDPLAPPTPAPPSAPPHKNYAQGESPGGGGAAGAGSPGGVAGAGAGGPQAGAAPAPALMRRPALPAPEKRLDPLEDEHSLHMLYDYTSVHAWLEHPVKRFKSSEGAFREELALGAGAATDLYAGHDHTRLPAALAHRPAPLLHIKQEKQEHDDSKEYKNLYTSDGLCPTLKDLDQIFDNSDDAASGDETVRLLQVQTPPDSNKSLEETRCGAGGGRCVRAEELSKMFPTPPSMEAHAQPSPGFSPPDDSHTHLHHVHAHHRAHGSPPPDPIEDWSYVFKPPTIYKYVGSSKYEPLATLPSQMQPPVALPSHAQYRPSWQRKHEPATPHRTATPAIESNSNNTTNSSTNTNNGGVKRSISTSNERVNASGVASVESRPSPRRPGAGSVASPASPRAAAPACPVLLNVLLADTVLNVFRDHNFDSCTLCVCNDSGTRVVGNIRGADAATYLPGGDWGGSVDDEPSRCSCGFSAIVNRRLAHRAGLFYEDEMEITGIAEEPGGRGAAGGLADVAGLVVAQCAAVAGGAASAVARAARRAAALPGAPDHLRLNQLEYSDGGAAAERALRAAAGGIGCFGPAPPCGAVHRWPFIGARAPRSSRDVVRLMRRLRPLLQDAIQKRCCGARMWDGVTGPLTWRQFHRLAGRGNEDLCEPQPVPPLLVGHDRDWISLSPYALRHWERLSLEPYSYARDVAYVVLTSDGDALSDPVKTFFRELSTSYEACRLGRHQPIARIARDGIVRTAPSESDRDTNSEEWTGELPPGRLGEYMRAYAETLRTNLVPQLASLNVDRTLFEGSTSGMRPPVAPERPGTPGGAASGAGGAAGEHEAEAAGAWEEDESGAPALVIYVVEPPAAHAHRPRALAALLRLAAQAHTHLHHHNPLIKIISLEGVCETWSAQGGCSSEVRALAFSVFTGARRLMSHPPNGKSLTGFGTAANANLFLSAKDEKNRAPYKLFSPAWVLAPPRALKEVAETWGSTCGDQSAVLFLAYCLSHDQRWLLAAATDARGELLDTAAINIHVPARSRRKRCGPARRLGLTKLMDFALGIMSQSVQPWRLVVGRVGRIGHGELKGWSWLLSRPNLNRASNMLREICGSCSLLYRSGAPCILSACLVSTEPDSCLRLMADRFTPDERFSQASIQSHLHTPRDVTATHILVFPTSATTQSNQMPFEPPNANGEENDILMGLEMPDEEMGEENMTDLLDEMFMWPPRSPHASPRRHDDDASREGSPARAHLAGAYSRDDDHQPENVGTVLQQPLALGYLVSTAPLGTMPSWWWASCRHLRDACPAFLKNALHLQCAAQDDYTTSLSQRRDHNAHPLDSTTTTDVLRYVLEGYNALSWLALDGTTHDRLSCLPLHVQVLMQLYHTAAALG; encoded by the exons aagGCGACCAAGGCTCCTGGGAGAGCGGGCTTTCCTACGAGTGCCGCTCGCTGCTGTTCAAGGCGTTGCATAACTTAATCGAAAG ATGCCTGTTGTCGCGGGACTTCGTGAGGCTGGGCAAGTGGTTTGTCCAACCATACGATGGCGACGAGGAGGACGTTGGCAAAAG TCCGTGGCACCTTTCGTTCTCGTTCGCGTTCTTCCTGCACGGCGAGAGCACGGTCTGCGCGTCGGTGGACGTGCGCCAACACCCGCCCGTGCGCACCCTCACGCCCAAGCGCCTCGCCAGGATGAACGAGCCGCAGGCCGACCGCCAAGGAGATaacaaag TGATCCTTGCGCCCTTCGGCCTAGAAGGGCGTGCGACGGGCCGCGAGTGGAGCGACAGCGACGCTCCTACCGCGCGGCTGTTGGACGCCTGGCGACACCTCTACCCCCTGGAGCAAGGCTGCGGCGCCGTTGAG GTGGAGTGCGGCGGAGTGCGCATGCGCTACCCCGTGCCGTACGTGCTGCTGACGGAGATGGAGGCGCCGcgcgccgccgcgcccgccgccgcgCTGCTGGCCGGCCGCGCGCTCGCCGCGCTCTGCACGCCGCTGCCGCACCAG ACGGCGGAACTCTGCTACTCGGAGTCGTCAGGCGATGTCAACGACGACTTCGCCGATCCCACCAGAAAGACACCATGTACCTGTGCCAA GGGTGGCTGCGCGGGCGGCGGAGTGGGCGCGTGCTCTCCCGGCAGCTGTGGGGGCGTGTCTCCGGCGGGGGCGCCCTCGCCGCACCACTCGCACGCCGCGCTGTCCGCACTCACCGCGCACCAG GTGAGCGGAGTTCCGACGGCGCTGCACACGCCGGCCCCGACGCCCGACCCGCTGGCGCCGCCCACGCCCGCGCCGCCCTCTGCGCCGCCGCACAAGAACTACGCACAG GGCGAGTCAccgggcggcggcggcgcggcgggcgcggggTCGCCGGGCGGCgtggcgggcgcgggcgcgggcgggCCGCAAGCcggcgccgcgcccgcgcccgcgctAATGCGCCGCCCCGCGCTGCCCGCGCCGGAGAAGCGCCTCGACCCGCTGGAGGACGAGCACTCGCTGCACATGCTGTACGACTACACCTCTGTGCACGCCTG GTTGGAACACCCCGTGAAACGGTTCAAGAGCTCGGAAGGCGCTTTCCGCGAGGAGCTCGCGCTCGGGGCGGGTGCGGCCACGGACCTGTACGCGGGCCACGACCACACGCGCCTGCCCGCCGCGCTGGCGCACCGGCCCGCGCCGCTGCTGCACATCAAGCAAGAGAAGCAGGAGCAC GACGATTCGAAAGAGTACAAGAATCTATACACCTCCGACGGCTTATGTCCGACGCTGAAAGACCTGGACCAAATATTCGATAACTCTGACGACGCCGCCAGCGGTGATGAGACGGTAAGACTT TTGCAAGTACAGACTCCCCCAGACTCCAACAAGTCTCTGGAGGAGACTCGCTGCGGTGCGGGCGGGGGTCGTTGCGTGCGCGCGGAAGAGCTCAGTAAAATGTTCCCGACGCCGCCGAGTATGGAGGCGCACGCGCAGCCGTCGCCAGGCTTCTCCCCGCCCGACGACTCGCACACGCACCTGCACCACGTGCACGCACACCACCGCGCGCATGGCTCCCCGCCGCCTGACCCGATAGAG GACTGGTCATATGTGTTCAAACCGCCCACGATATACAAATACGTGGGATCGTCGAAGTACGAGCCCCTAGCCACGTTACCGAGTCAGATGCAGCCGCCCGTGGCGCTGCCTTCCCACGCCCAGTACCGGCCCAGCTGGCAGCGCAAGCACGAACCCGCCACGCCGCATCGAACCGCGACGCCCGCGATCGAGA GCAACAGCAACAACACAACAAACAGCAGCACCAACACCAACAACGGCGGCGTGAAGCGCTCAATATCAACGAGCAACGAGCGGGTGAACGCGTCGGGCGTCGCCAGCGTGGAGTCCCGGCCGTCGCCGCGCAGGCCCGGCGCCGGCTCCGTGGCGTCCCCCGCCTCCCCGcgcgccgccgcgcccgcctGCCCCGTGCTGCTAAACGTGCTGCTGGCCGACACCGTGCTCAACGTGTTCCGCGACCACAACTTCGACAGCTGCACGCTGTGCGTGTGCAACGACAGCGGCACCCGG GTAGTGGGAAACATTCGCGGGGCGGACGCGGCCACGTACCTTCCTGGGGGGGATTGGGGCGGCAGTGTGGACGACGAGCCTTCGCGTTGCTCGTGCGGTTTTAGCGCCATCGTCAACCGACGGCTTGCGCATCGAGCCGGCTTGTTTTACGAG GACGAGATGGAGATCACCGGCATCGCGGAGGAGCCGGgcgggcgcggcgcggcgggcgggcTGGCGGACGTGGCGGGGCTGGTGGTGGCGCAGTGCGCCGCGgtggcgggcggcgcggcgtcGGCCGTGgcgcgcgccgcccgccgcgccgccgcgctgCCCGGCGCGCCCGACCACCTGCGGCTCAACCAGCTGGA GTACTCGGATGGTGGCGCCGCAGCCGAACGTGCGTTGCGTGCGGCCGCGGGCGGCATCGGCTGCTTCGGGCCCGCGCCACCCTGCGGCGCCGTGCACCGCTGGCCCTTCATAGGCGCGAGAGCGCCGAGGTCCTCCAGAGATGTCGTCAG ATTGATGCGACGCCTGCGGCCGCTACTCCAGGACGCGATACAGAAGCGGTGTTGCGGCGCGCGCATGTGGGACGGCGTCACCGGGCCGCTGACATGGCGGCAGTTCCACAGGCTGGCCGGCCGCGGCAACGAAGACCTCTGCGAGCCCCAGCCCGTGCCGCCCCTGCTGGTGGGCCACGACCGAGACTGGATATCGCTCTCGCCGTACGCCTTACGACATTGGGAACGGCTATCGCTCGAACCGTATTCGTACGCGCGGGACGTTGCGTACGTAGTGCTGACGTCCGACGGTGACGCACTATCGGATCCCGTCAAGACGTTCTTCCGGGAGTTGTCTACGTCGTATGAGGCGTGTCGACTGGGACGACATCAACCCATAGCGAGGATAGCGCGGGACGGCATCGTAAGGACTGCGCCCAGCGAAAGTGACCG cGACACAAATTCTGAAGAGTGGACGGGTGAATTACCTCCGGGCAGACTAGGCGAATACATGCGAGCGTACGCGGAGACGCTACGGACGAACCTCGTGCCGCAGCTGGCTTCACTCAACGTTGACCGGACATTATTTGAAG GTAGCACGAGTGGCATGCGGCCGCCAGTGGCGCCGGAGCGGCCGGGCACGCCGGGGGGCGCAGCtagcggcgcgggcggcgctGCGGGCGAGCACGAGGCGGAGGCCGCGGGTGCGTGGGAGGAGGACGAATCAGGCGCGCCGGCGCTCGTCATATACGTCGTGGAGCCGCCCGCTGCGCACGCGCACCGGCCGCGAGCGCTTGCAGCCTTGCTGAGACTAGCCGCGCAAGCGCATACGCATCTCCACCACCACAATCCACTCATCAAG ATAATATCCTTAGAAGGCGTCTGCGAAACGTGGAGTGCGCAGGGCGGGTGCAGTTCGGAAGTGCGCGCGCTAGCCTTCAGTGTGTTCACGGGCGCGCGACGCCTCATGTCACATCCGCCTAACGGGAAGTCGCTTACCGGCTTCGGCACCGCTGCTAATGCCAACCTGTTCCTCAGCGCCAAAGAC GAGAAAAACCGAGCGCCGTACAAGCTGTTCTCGCCAGCGTGGGTGCTAGCGCCGCCGCGGGCGCTCAAGGAAGTCGCCGAGACGTGGGGCTCAACGTGCGGAGACCAAAGTGCTGTTTTGTTCCTGGCATATTGCTTATCGCACGACCAACGGTGGCTGTTGGCCGCTGCTACGGACGCGCGTGGCGAGCTATTGGATACAGCTGCCATCAACATACACGTACCTGCCAG ATCGCGACGGAAGCGCTGTGGCCCGGCGCGGCGGCTAGGTCTAACGAAACTGATGGACTTCGCTCTGGGCATCATGTCACAATCCGTTCAGCCTTGGCGACTGGTCGTAGGCCGCGTGGGTCGCATTGGCCACGGCGAACTCAAAG GTTGGAGTTGGTTACTCTCGCGACCGAACCTAAACCGAGCATCGAACATGCTCCGCGAAATAtgcggcagttgctctttactGTACCGAAGTGGAGCGCCTTGCATCCTCTCCGCCTGCCTGGTGTCCACCGAGCCGGACTCCTGCCTGCGCCTGATGGCTGACAGGTTTACACCTGACGAGAGGTTCTCGCAGGCCTCCATACAGTCCCACCTGCACACGCCGAGAGACGTGACCGCGACGCATATACTCGTCTTCCCCACTTCTGCTACTACACAG TCCAACCAGATGCCATTCGAGCCTCCCAACGCGAACGGCGAGGAGAACGACATCCTCATGGGGCTGGAGATGCCGGACGAGGAGATGGGGGAGGAGAACATGACGGACCTGCTGGACGAGATGTTCATGTGGCCCCCGCGCAGCCCGCACGCCTCGCCGCGCCGCCACGACGACGACGCCAGCCGCGAGGGCAGCCCTGCGCGCGCGCACCTCGCGGGCGCCTACTCGCGCGACGACGACCACCAGCCG GAGAACGTGGGCACAGTACTCCAGCAACCCTTGGCTCTCGGATACCTCGTGTCCACCGCGCCGCTGGGGACCATGCCTAGCTGGTGGTGGGCGAGCTGCCGGCACCTGCGCGACGCTTGCCCCGCCTTCTTGAAGAACGCCTTACATCTGCAGTGTGCCGCACAGGATGACTATACGACCTCACTGTCGCAGCGGCGCGACCATAATGCACATCCGCTGGATTCCACCACTACCACAGACGTACTCAG GTACGTGCTGGAAGGGTATAACGCTCTTTCATGGCTCGCGCTGGACGGTACGACACACGACCGACTGTCGTGTCTGCCGTTGCATGTCCAAGTCCTAATGCAGCTCTACCACACGGCGGCCGCGCTCGGCTAG
- the LOC120624750 gene encoding mediator of RNA polymerase II transcription subunit 13 isoform X2: protein MTHQNHQTNGASLEDCHTNFFALTELYGIKWRKLVWGESHGGGPAEGEEGAAPLADPVIASYARCLAGDILCVWRRVPAAQPLELDMGMAAPPPPPLSLRASKELWIFWYGEEPDLNGLVAPELIKSQGDQGSWESGLSYECRSLLFKALHNLIERCLLSRDFVRLGKWFVQPYDGDEEDVGKSPWHLSFSFAFFLHGESTVCASVDVRQHPPVRTLTPKRLARMNEPQADRQGDNKVILAPFGLEGRATGREWSDSDAPTARLLDAWRHLYPLEQGCGAVEVECGGVRMRYPVPYVLLTEMEAPRAAAPAAALLAGRALAALCTPLPHQTAELCYSESSGDVNDDFADPTRKTPCTCAKGGCAGGGVGACSPGSCGGVSPAGAPSPHHSHAALSALTAHQVSGVPTALHTPAPTPDPLAPPTPAPPSAPPHKNYAQGESPGGGGAAGAGSPGGVAGAGAGGPQAGAAPAPALMRRPALPAPEKRLDPLEDEHSLHMLYDYTSVHAWLEHPVKRFKSSEGAFREELALGAGAATDLYAGHDHTRLPAALAHRPAPLLHIKQEKQEHDDSKEYKNLYTSDGLCPTLKDLDQIFDNSDDAASGDETLQVQTPPDSNKSLEETRCGAGGGRCVRAEELSKMFPTPPSMEAHAQPSPGFSPPDDSHTHLHHVHAHHRAHGSPPPDPIEDWSYVFKPPTIYKYVGSSKYEPLATLPSQMQPPVALPSHAQYRPSWQRKHEPATPHRTATPAIESNSNNTTNSSTNTNNGGVKRSISTSNERVNASGVASVESRPSPRRPGAGSVASPASPRAAAPACPVLLNVLLADTVLNVFRDHNFDSCTLCVCNDSGTRVVGNIRGADAATYLPGGDWGGSVDDEPSRCSCGFSAIVNRRLAHRAGLFYEDEMEITGIAEEPGGRGAAGGLADVAGLVVAQCAAVAGGAASAVARAARRAAALPGAPDHLRLNQLEYSDGGAAAERALRAAAGGIGCFGPAPPCGAVHRWPFIGARAPRSSRDVVRLMRRLRPLLQDAIQKRCCGARMWDGVTGPLTWRQFHRLAGRGNEDLCEPQPVPPLLVGHDRDWISLSPYALRHWERLSLEPYSYARDVAYVVLTSDGDALSDPVKTFFRELSTSYEACRLGRHQPIARIARDGIVRTAPSESDRDTNSEEWTGELPPGRLGEYMRAYAETLRTNLVPQLASLNVDRTLFEGSTSGMRPPVAPERPGTPGGAASGAGGAAGEHEAEAAGAWEEDESGAPALVIYVVEPPAAHAHRPRALAALLRLAAQAHTHLHHHNPLIKIISLEGVCETWSAQGGCSSEVRALAFSVFTGARRLMSHPPNGKSLTGFGTAANANLFLSAKDEKNRAPYKLFSPAWVLAPPRALKEVAETWGSTCGDQSAVLFLAYCLSHDQRWLLAAATDARGELLDTAAINIHVPARSRRKRCGPARRLGLTKLMDFALGIMSQSVQPWRLVVGRVGRIGHGELKGWSWLLSRPNLNRASNMLREICGSCSLLYRSGAPCILSACLVSTEPDSCLRLMADRFTPDERFSQASIQSHLHTPRDVTATHILVFPTSATTQSNQMPFEPPNANGEENDILMGLEMPDEEMGEENMTDLLDEMFMWPPRSPHASPRRHDDDASREGSPARAHLAGAYSRDDDHQPENVGTVLQQPLALGYLVSTAPLGTMPSWWWASCRHLRDACPAFLKNALHLQCAAQDDYTTSLSQRRDHNAHPLDSTTTTDVLRYVLEGYNALSWLALDGTTHDRLSCLPLHVQVLMQLYHTAAALG, encoded by the exons aagGCGACCAAGGCTCCTGGGAGAGCGGGCTTTCCTACGAGTGCCGCTCGCTGCTGTTCAAGGCGTTGCATAACTTAATCGAAAG ATGCCTGTTGTCGCGGGACTTCGTGAGGCTGGGCAAGTGGTTTGTCCAACCATACGATGGCGACGAGGAGGACGTTGGCAAAAG TCCGTGGCACCTTTCGTTCTCGTTCGCGTTCTTCCTGCACGGCGAGAGCACGGTCTGCGCGTCGGTGGACGTGCGCCAACACCCGCCCGTGCGCACCCTCACGCCCAAGCGCCTCGCCAGGATGAACGAGCCGCAGGCCGACCGCCAAGGAGATaacaaag TGATCCTTGCGCCCTTCGGCCTAGAAGGGCGTGCGACGGGCCGCGAGTGGAGCGACAGCGACGCTCCTACCGCGCGGCTGTTGGACGCCTGGCGACACCTCTACCCCCTGGAGCAAGGCTGCGGCGCCGTTGAG GTGGAGTGCGGCGGAGTGCGCATGCGCTACCCCGTGCCGTACGTGCTGCTGACGGAGATGGAGGCGCCGcgcgccgccgcgcccgccgccgcgCTGCTGGCCGGCCGCGCGCTCGCCGCGCTCTGCACGCCGCTGCCGCACCAG ACGGCGGAACTCTGCTACTCGGAGTCGTCAGGCGATGTCAACGACGACTTCGCCGATCCCACCAGAAAGACACCATGTACCTGTGCCAA GGGTGGCTGCGCGGGCGGCGGAGTGGGCGCGTGCTCTCCCGGCAGCTGTGGGGGCGTGTCTCCGGCGGGGGCGCCCTCGCCGCACCACTCGCACGCCGCGCTGTCCGCACTCACCGCGCACCAG GTGAGCGGAGTTCCGACGGCGCTGCACACGCCGGCCCCGACGCCCGACCCGCTGGCGCCGCCCACGCCCGCGCCGCCCTCTGCGCCGCCGCACAAGAACTACGCACAG GGCGAGTCAccgggcggcggcggcgcggcgggcgcggggTCGCCGGGCGGCgtggcgggcgcgggcgcgggcgggCCGCAAGCcggcgccgcgcccgcgcccgcgctAATGCGCCGCCCCGCGCTGCCCGCGCCGGAGAAGCGCCTCGACCCGCTGGAGGACGAGCACTCGCTGCACATGCTGTACGACTACACCTCTGTGCACGCCTG GTTGGAACACCCCGTGAAACGGTTCAAGAGCTCGGAAGGCGCTTTCCGCGAGGAGCTCGCGCTCGGGGCGGGTGCGGCCACGGACCTGTACGCGGGCCACGACCACACGCGCCTGCCCGCCGCGCTGGCGCACCGGCCCGCGCCGCTGCTGCACATCAAGCAAGAGAAGCAGGAGCAC GACGATTCGAAAGAGTACAAGAATCTATACACCTCCGACGGCTTATGTCCGACGCTGAAAGACCTGGACCAAATATTCGATAACTCTGACGACGCCGCCAGCGGTGATGAGACG TTGCAAGTACAGACTCCCCCAGACTCCAACAAGTCTCTGGAGGAGACTCGCTGCGGTGCGGGCGGGGGTCGTTGCGTGCGCGCGGAAGAGCTCAGTAAAATGTTCCCGACGCCGCCGAGTATGGAGGCGCACGCGCAGCCGTCGCCAGGCTTCTCCCCGCCCGACGACTCGCACACGCACCTGCACCACGTGCACGCACACCACCGCGCGCATGGCTCCCCGCCGCCTGACCCGATAGAG GACTGGTCATATGTGTTCAAACCGCCCACGATATACAAATACGTGGGATCGTCGAAGTACGAGCCCCTAGCCACGTTACCGAGTCAGATGCAGCCGCCCGTGGCGCTGCCTTCCCACGCCCAGTACCGGCCCAGCTGGCAGCGCAAGCACGAACCCGCCACGCCGCATCGAACCGCGACGCCCGCGATCGAGA GCAACAGCAACAACACAACAAACAGCAGCACCAACACCAACAACGGCGGCGTGAAGCGCTCAATATCAACGAGCAACGAGCGGGTGAACGCGTCGGGCGTCGCCAGCGTGGAGTCCCGGCCGTCGCCGCGCAGGCCCGGCGCCGGCTCCGTGGCGTCCCCCGCCTCCCCGcgcgccgccgcgcccgcctGCCCCGTGCTGCTAAACGTGCTGCTGGCCGACACCGTGCTCAACGTGTTCCGCGACCACAACTTCGACAGCTGCACGCTGTGCGTGTGCAACGACAGCGGCACCCGG GTAGTGGGAAACATTCGCGGGGCGGACGCGGCCACGTACCTTCCTGGGGGGGATTGGGGCGGCAGTGTGGACGACGAGCCTTCGCGTTGCTCGTGCGGTTTTAGCGCCATCGTCAACCGACGGCTTGCGCATCGAGCCGGCTTGTTTTACGAG GACGAGATGGAGATCACCGGCATCGCGGAGGAGCCGGgcgggcgcggcgcggcgggcgggcTGGCGGACGTGGCGGGGCTGGTGGTGGCGCAGTGCGCCGCGgtggcgggcggcgcggcgtcGGCCGTGgcgcgcgccgcccgccgcgccgccgcgctgCCCGGCGCGCCCGACCACCTGCGGCTCAACCAGCTGGA GTACTCGGATGGTGGCGCCGCAGCCGAACGTGCGTTGCGTGCGGCCGCGGGCGGCATCGGCTGCTTCGGGCCCGCGCCACCCTGCGGCGCCGTGCACCGCTGGCCCTTCATAGGCGCGAGAGCGCCGAGGTCCTCCAGAGATGTCGTCAG ATTGATGCGACGCCTGCGGCCGCTACTCCAGGACGCGATACAGAAGCGGTGTTGCGGCGCGCGCATGTGGGACGGCGTCACCGGGCCGCTGACATGGCGGCAGTTCCACAGGCTGGCCGGCCGCGGCAACGAAGACCTCTGCGAGCCCCAGCCCGTGCCGCCCCTGCTGGTGGGCCACGACCGAGACTGGATATCGCTCTCGCCGTACGCCTTACGACATTGGGAACGGCTATCGCTCGAACCGTATTCGTACGCGCGGGACGTTGCGTACGTAGTGCTGACGTCCGACGGTGACGCACTATCGGATCCCGTCAAGACGTTCTTCCGGGAGTTGTCTACGTCGTATGAGGCGTGTCGACTGGGACGACATCAACCCATAGCGAGGATAGCGCGGGACGGCATCGTAAGGACTGCGCCCAGCGAAAGTGACCG cGACACAAATTCTGAAGAGTGGACGGGTGAATTACCTCCGGGCAGACTAGGCGAATACATGCGAGCGTACGCGGAGACGCTACGGACGAACCTCGTGCCGCAGCTGGCTTCACTCAACGTTGACCGGACATTATTTGAAG GTAGCACGAGTGGCATGCGGCCGCCAGTGGCGCCGGAGCGGCCGGGCACGCCGGGGGGCGCAGCtagcggcgcgggcggcgctGCGGGCGAGCACGAGGCGGAGGCCGCGGGTGCGTGGGAGGAGGACGAATCAGGCGCGCCGGCGCTCGTCATATACGTCGTGGAGCCGCCCGCTGCGCACGCGCACCGGCCGCGAGCGCTTGCAGCCTTGCTGAGACTAGCCGCGCAAGCGCATACGCATCTCCACCACCACAATCCACTCATCAAG ATAATATCCTTAGAAGGCGTCTGCGAAACGTGGAGTGCGCAGGGCGGGTGCAGTTCGGAAGTGCGCGCGCTAGCCTTCAGTGTGTTCACGGGCGCGCGACGCCTCATGTCACATCCGCCTAACGGGAAGTCGCTTACCGGCTTCGGCACCGCTGCTAATGCCAACCTGTTCCTCAGCGCCAAAGAC GAGAAAAACCGAGCGCCGTACAAGCTGTTCTCGCCAGCGTGGGTGCTAGCGCCGCCGCGGGCGCTCAAGGAAGTCGCCGAGACGTGGGGCTCAACGTGCGGAGACCAAAGTGCTGTTTTGTTCCTGGCATATTGCTTATCGCACGACCAACGGTGGCTGTTGGCCGCTGCTACGGACGCGCGTGGCGAGCTATTGGATACAGCTGCCATCAACATACACGTACCTGCCAG ATCGCGACGGAAGCGCTGTGGCCCGGCGCGGCGGCTAGGTCTAACGAAACTGATGGACTTCGCTCTGGGCATCATGTCACAATCCGTTCAGCCTTGGCGACTGGTCGTAGGCCGCGTGGGTCGCATTGGCCACGGCGAACTCAAAG GTTGGAGTTGGTTACTCTCGCGACCGAACCTAAACCGAGCATCGAACATGCTCCGCGAAATAtgcggcagttgctctttactGTACCGAAGTGGAGCGCCTTGCATCCTCTCCGCCTGCCTGGTGTCCACCGAGCCGGACTCCTGCCTGCGCCTGATGGCTGACAGGTTTACACCTGACGAGAGGTTCTCGCAGGCCTCCATACAGTCCCACCTGCACACGCCGAGAGACGTGACCGCGACGCATATACTCGTCTTCCCCACTTCTGCTACTACACAG TCCAACCAGATGCCATTCGAGCCTCCCAACGCGAACGGCGAGGAGAACGACATCCTCATGGGGCTGGAGATGCCGGACGAGGAGATGGGGGAGGAGAACATGACGGACCTGCTGGACGAGATGTTCATGTGGCCCCCGCGCAGCCCGCACGCCTCGCCGCGCCGCCACGACGACGACGCCAGCCGCGAGGGCAGCCCTGCGCGCGCGCACCTCGCGGGCGCCTACTCGCGCGACGACGACCACCAGCCG GAGAACGTGGGCACAGTACTCCAGCAACCCTTGGCTCTCGGATACCTCGTGTCCACCGCGCCGCTGGGGACCATGCCTAGCTGGTGGTGGGCGAGCTGCCGGCACCTGCGCGACGCTTGCCCCGCCTTCTTGAAGAACGCCTTACATCTGCAGTGTGCCGCACAGGATGACTATACGACCTCACTGTCGCAGCGGCGCGACCATAATGCACATCCGCTGGATTCCACCACTACCACAGACGTACTCAG GTACGTGCTGGAAGGGTATAACGCTCTTTCATGGCTCGCGCTGGACGGTACGACACACGACCGACTGTCGTGTCTGCCGTTGCATGTCCAAGTCCTAATGCAGCTCTACCACACGGCGGCCGCGCTCGGCTAG